Within the Flavobacterium sp. N502536 genome, the region GATCTGATGTAATGTTGCATCCGACAAACCTAAACTTCTTACTGGTTCTAAAGCCGACTGAAATTGTAAATAGTTTACTCCTATTTGTAATAAAGCAGCACCTAATCCACAAGAAATATAAAAGAAGATAAATTTCTTACCACCCCAAAAATGTTCCAGGGCCGAACCAAAAGAAACCATAGCAAACATATTGAAAGCAATATGCAAAATACCTCCATGCATAAACATGTGAGTGATAGGTTGCCAAAGCTTAAAAAAGTCACTTTCCGGAAAAAAAAGAGCAAAAAACTGTTCGGAAACCGGCACTAGCTGGGCACCTATAAAAAATATGATATTAATTATAAGCAGTTGTTTTACTACAGGAGTCATATTATTCATCATAAGGCAAACTTTTTATCAATATCTTCCACACGCATGGTGATGAAAGTAGGTTTTTGAAAAGGTGATATGTTTGGATCTTTACAGGCAAATAATCCGTTTACCAGATTATCCTGTTCTTTTTCGGTTAAATACGATCCGGTTTTAACCGCTAAACTTTTTGCCATTGATTTCGCAATGGTATCATTCTGACTGTAACTGTTGGCCGGAATTCCGTCCTGCAAATCACTTAGTAATTGTTCGATAACAAGCGAAACTTCACTTTCGGTAATATTTACCGGAATACCCGAAATCACGATATGATCGGTCTGTGCATTTTCAAAAACAAAACCAGTTGTTTCCAAAGAAGGTTTCAGTTCTTCGATCAGTTTCATTTCGGCCGCGGAATAAAATAAATCCAACGGGAACAATAATTGCTGACTCGAAGCCTGATTTACGGTCATATTCAATAAAAACTGCTCGTACAAAATACGCTGATGTGCTCTTTGCTGATCGACAATCACCATTCCGGATTTGATTGGCGAAACAATATATTTTTTATGAATCTGATACGTTCCCTGACTCGCCTGTTCAATCTCGTTGTCGTTAAACAGCGACGAGGTTACTTCTTCATTTTCGAATGTAAATGGAGAACTTTCGATACTCTCCGTTTCTAAGCCTACATACAAACTTTCCCAGCTTGCTGTAGGTTCTACTCTTTTCGAATAACCCGAATACGAACCGCCTCCTGAACTATAGCCCGAACCAGACCCGGAACTCGATCCTGATCCTGATCCTGATCCACCACTAAAACCAGAGCCTGACGCTGATTTCGAATAATGCTGATTGGTCTTGTCGTCTGTAAACGGATTAAAAGTACCATCTACCTGAATCGTTGGTGTTTCGGCTTCTAAATCTTTATAATGGTAAGGGGTATCTAAATTGGCATCGCGGTCAAAATCTAAAACCGGCGCCACATTAAACTGCCCTAAACTGTGTTTTATCGAGGCTCTTAAAATAGCATATAAGGCCTGCTCATCATCAAACTTAATTTCTGTTTTAGTTGGATGAATGTTGATATCGATGGTATTTGGCGGAACTTGCAGGTATAAAAAATAACTGGGCTGCGAACCGTCTTTCAAAAGTCCGTCATAAGCCGCCATGACAGCATGATGCAGATAACCGCTTTTAATGAAACGATCGTTGACAAAGAAGAATTGTTCTCCTCTGTTTTTCTTCGCAAACTCAGGTTTACATACAAATCCCTGAACGTTGATTATTTCTGTATCTTCACTAACCGGAACTAATTTTTCATTGGTTTTACCGGACATGATTCCGACAATACGCTGACGATAACCTGCCGCAGGCAAATTATACATTTCGCTTCCGTTGTGATAAAAACTAAAATGAATATTGGGGTGTGCCAAAGCCACACGCTGAAACTCATCCATCACATGACGAAATTCAACGGTATCCGACTTTAAGAAATTACGGCGGGCCGGAATATTAAAAAATAAATTTTTAACCGCAAACGATGTTCCTTTTGGAAGAACGGCCACTTCCTGCGACACAAATTTACTTCCTTCGATTACAATATGCGTTCCCAGCTCATCCT harbors:
- the mutL gene encoding DNA mismatch repair endonuclease MutL → MSSIIQLLPDHVANQIAAGEVVQRPASVVKELLENAVDAKATDIKLIIKDAGKSLVQVIDNGVGMTVTDARLCFARHATSKIRQAEDLFSLGTKGFRGEALASIAAIAHMEMKTKQEQDELGTHIVIEGSKFVSQEVAVLPKGTSFAVKNLFFNIPARRNFLKSDTVEFRHVMDEFQRVALAHPNIHFSFYHNGSEMYNLPAAGYRQRIVGIMSGKTNEKLVPVSEDTEIINVQGFVCKPEFAKKNRGEQFFFVNDRFIKSGYLHHAVMAAYDGLLKDGSQPSYFLYLQVPPNTIDINIHPTKTEIKFDDEQALYAILRASIKHSLGQFNVAPVLDFDRDANLDTPYHYKDLEAETPTIQVDGTFNPFTDDKTNQHYSKSASGSGFSGGSGSGSGSSSGSGSGYSSGGGSYSGYSKRVEPTASWESLYVGLETESIESSPFTFENEEVTSSLFNDNEIEQASQGTYQIHKKYIVSPIKSGMVIVDQQRAHQRILYEQFLLNMTVNQASSQQLLFPLDLFYSAAEMKLIEELKPSLETTGFVFENAQTDHIVISGIPVNITESEVSLVIEQLLSDLQDGIPANSYSQNDTIAKSMAKSLAVKTGSYLTEKEQDNLVNGLFACKDPNISPFQKPTFITMRVEDIDKKFAL